TCACTAGTCCATTTATTCAAGATGGTTTTACTGTAGTTTGGCACGCAGGAGAGCCTTTAACTATGCCAATTACTTTTTATCAATCAGCTAGAGAAATAATTAAAAAAGTAGCCATGAAATCTAACTGTGATTATTTAGCAATTAACCACAATATCCAAACTAATGCTACCTTAATTAATCAAAATTGGTGTGATTTTTTTAAAGAAAATAATATTAGAGTAGGTGTTAGTTTAGATGGTCCTGATTTTATCCATGATCACCATCGTAAAACCAGAAAAGGATTAGGAAGTCACGCAGCAACGATGAGAGGAGTAGGGTTTCTGCAAGATAACTCAATTGAGTTTACGGTAATAGCTGTTTTAACTGAACATAGTTTAGATTACCCCGAAGAAATTTTTAACTTTTTTGTAGAAAATAATCTTAAACAAGTTGGTTTTAATATCGAAGAAATCGAGGATTATCATCAGAATTCTTCTTTAAATAAACAAGCAGCAGAAACTAAATTTACCAATTTTATGAAAACTTTTTACTACCTTAATAAAACTCATAATCAAACCTTAAATGTTAGAGAATTTGACCACCTTAAAAAAGTTATTTATTCTCAGAGGGGAGTAAATAGAGGACAATTTACACCTTTAACGATTATCAGTATCGATCACCAGGGTAATTTTATGACCTTTTCTCCAGAGTTATTAGGTGTAGAAAGTACTAAATATGGTAAGTTTGCCTTAGGTAATCTAGCTAAAGATTCTCTCAGTTTAATTAAAGAAAATACAAAATTTAAAGAGATTAATCAAAAAGTCCAAGAAGGAGTTAATTTATGCGCTCAAACTTGTCAATACTTCGAGGTTTGCGGTGGAGGATCTCCTGGTAATAAATATTTTGAAAATGGCGACTTTAACACCACAGAAACGATGTATTGTCGCTATACCAAAAAAATTATACTTGATGTGATTTTAGCTGATTTAGAAAATTCTT
This DNA window, taken from Gloeocapsa sp. DLM2.Bin57, encodes the following:
- the grrM gene encoding GRRM system radical SAM/SPASM domain protein; the protein is MVSPVSEYGPIKLVVIQSTSFCNLDCDYCYLPNRHLKQEFSLELLEPIFANIFTSPFIQDGFTVVWHAGEPLTMPITFYQSAREIIKKVAMKSNCDYLAINHNIQTNATLINQNWCDFFKENNIRVGVSLDGPDFIHDHHRKTRKGLGSHAATMRGVGFLQDNSIEFTVIAVLTEHSLDYPEEIFNFFVENNLKQVGFNIEEIEDYHQNSSLNKQAAETKFTNFMKTFYYLNKTHNQTLNVREFDHLKKVIYSQRGVNRGQFTPLTIISIDHQGNFMTFSPELLGVESTKYGKFALGNLAKDSLSLIKENTKFKEINQKVQEGVNLCAQTCQYFEVCGGGSPGNKYFENGDFNTTETMYCRYTKKIILDVILADLENSLQINAD